The Zingiber officinale cultivar Zhangliang chromosome 9A, Zo_v1.1, whole genome shotgun sequence genome window below encodes:
- the LOC122019106 gene encoding ABC transporter G family member 28-like: protein MMRARPASATARFLVAVAALLLLFPLGRCQSFGGVNPPPSLTSPLLSQLNEDVNNVTRSLFPLINDRFGFCIKDAQSDWDRAFNYSTDMSFMVACAATTPDIDGRLCTAAEVTFYFNSFIDSGGRTNYMKPNKNCNSSSWVPGCEPGWASSVPPDEKVDLQESQQLPSRNVDSKPCCPGFYCPYGITCMIPCPLGAYCPLATFNVTTGLCDPYQYQLPSGETDHSCGGADIWADVDHSSDLFCPAGYFCPSTVLMFNDLLIKDFTAVLAFEGNR from the exons ATGATGAGGGCTCGGCCGGCCTCTGCCACAGCCCGTTTCCTCGTAGCCGTAGCCGCATTGCTCCTGCTCTTCCCCCTCGGTCGTTGCCAGAGCTTCGGAGGAGTCAACCCCCCTCCGTCTCTGACGTCGCCGTTATTGTCGCAGCTCAATGAGGACGTCAACAATGTCACCCGGAGCTTATTCCCACTCATCAACGATCGCTTCGGCTTCTGCATCAAGGATGC GCAATCGGATTGGGATCGGGCGTTCAATTACAGCACGGATATGAGTTTTATGGTCGCCTGCGCAGCCACAACTCCAG ATATTGATGGACGCTTATGCACAGCAGCTGAAGTTACATTTTACTTTAACAGTTTCATTGATAGTGGAGGAAGGACTAACTATATGAAACCCAATAAAAACTGCAACTCGAGTTCATGGGTTCCTGGATGTGAGCCAGGATGGGCAAGCAGTGTCCCTCCAGACGAGAAGGTTGACCTTCAAGAATCACAACAATTGCCTTCACGAAATGTTGACAGCAAACCATGTTGTCCAGGCTTTTACTGCCCGTATGGAATAACTTGCATGATAC CCTGTCCATTGGGTGCATATTGCCCATTAGCCACCTTCAATGTGACTACAGGTCTTTGTGATCC ATACCAATACCAGCTTCCCTCTGGGGAAACAGATCATAGTTGTGGTGGCGCAGACATCTGGGCTGATGTTGATCATAGTAGTGATCTATTCTGCCCAGCAGGTTACTTCTGTCCAAGCACT GTATTGATGTTTAATGATCTTCTAATTAAGGATTTTACTGCAGTTTTGGCCTTTGAAGGGAACCGTTAG